In Capsicum annuum cultivar UCD-10X-F1 chromosome 8, UCD10Xv1.1, whole genome shotgun sequence, the genomic window aaaaattaaaatatttaattgcatatataaataataaaaatctcacTAGCAATAATATATtaacaaatatttcaaataaaaaactaaaaatagatagTAGATGCTAAAAGTTTAGGACTGGATCAATCAAGACTCAACGGTCGACAAAAATTACATATCCCCGAATCTTCTGTTGGTCCTTGTGAACCATAATTCTATCCAATGCCCTTTTGTTTATTACTATTAATGATCAAACAATTATGTCGCGAGTTGCTACCCGCCGGAATCACGTGTGCAGTCGCGAATCACACTCGCAATCGCTACTCTCGTCTCACAATGGCAGCAGTCGAAGCAAATATGGAaataaaagccctaattttttaaaaaaaataaactaaaggcGTTGCCTTTAATGCCTCGTTTCCATTCTCGCCTTAGTGTCGCCTTTCGAAGGTGGCATCGCCACGAAGGCAGATGGTGACGTTGCCTCACCTCGCCATTCGCCATTGGCAACATGATGCTCGCCATTAATAACACTGATCCCATCTTTTATGCTAGCGAAGCGCTTAACCCTACTCAGAAGAAATACACGTGACCGAACAAGAGTTGCTTGCGGTTGCGTTTGCATTTGAGAAATTCCGGTCTTATGTGCGTGGCACAAAAATGATTGTGCATACTGACCATGCAACTCTTAGATACCTTATGGGGttcattttatgttttttcccGATAACCGAGAAATCTCCCAGAACCTGTGCACGATTCAAAATTCGATGGATAGTGGTACCGCCTCTATCATACTCCACTTAAATACCGGACTTTTGGCTGCGTATTGAACATATGTGACGCCTAACCCACACATGACAAGGTGCACTCTTACCACTAGACTAATGACCTTGAGCCAAGCTTGTATATGTTTTTGTGTCACTTGCACCTACATAATTGGTAGTGCACTGCAAAAGATTATTGTGGTGATATGAGGATGTTTGCTTTTTCTAATTTCTTACTTGTTACTTCAGAACTTCTAATTTTCTTCTCTTGTCGATTTAACCATCTATGAATGTATTGATGAATTCTCAGGTGCCTTCGTTTTTCATCCGCAAGCTGACTACCCAGGTTTTCTCCTTCATCAATATATCGCTTTTTAACAGGTATCATGAtcttacatatattttttttcttaattcttggttctttttcttttgtgaaAAGAAAGCTTATGATTGTCTTTGGTCTTAAAAATATGTAAGTCTTTTACTCCGACGAGAGTGTTGCACATTTTCAAATGGAGAATATGTGAAGTCCGGTTTGGCAGAACTAGAAAAATGGATAGTCAATTCAAAAGAAGAGGTATTATGAAGATACTTTTCTCTCCTGTTCATTCTCCAATGTAGATGTTGTACTGAGAAAGAACTGTATGGGTGCTGAATGTAGTTTGCAGGTACATCGTGGCATGAGCTAAATTATATCAGACAAGCTGTTGGATTTCTGGTAGAAGCCTTATCCTTCCTAATAGCTCTTTGATATCTGAAAGTTCTACTCTGAGCTATAAGTTCTATTTGCTGTGACTATCTAGGTAATACATCAAAAGAGGAAGAAATCATTGGAGGAGATACGACAGGACCTTTGCCCGGTAAGAAATAATACCGCAAAATGCCATTATGATGTCAATTTTCTTTGCATATATAATATCCTTAAATACATAATCTTGGATAGGCATTGACTACCAGACAAATTTATCGAATTAGTACCATGTACTGGGATGACAAGTATGGTACTCAAAGTGTGTCGAATGAGGTAGGTGTTTCAATTCATTTGTCCTAAGTctttttttggttatgtttttGTTCATAGGCGTATGACTAGTGTATAATCTGTAGGTTGTCGCACAGATGAGGGAGATTTTAAACAAGGATTCTCAGAATCTAACATCTAACTCATTTTTGTTGGATGATGATCTGAGGTAAAAGCTTGCTGTATTTCTCTTCCAGCATTCTTCTGTTTGAGATTTGCCCATCCTAAAATATCTAGTTAATTATTCTGTCAAAGATAAATAGTAGATTGTTGTACGCTTCATTGCTGATGGTATCCATGAGATATAGcaatattttaatcattagaaATGATTATTTTTCTGTGTAGCAGCTTGTCCTGGTTGCACATTAATCGTTCAAGCATAGCATAATAACCAGATTGTAGGTCACATCTCTTTTGCAAATTCCGTTCTATTGACATTGATCAAGCATTTTGCTTATTTAGTAAGTCTATAAGGTGCAAGCTTCATATCAGTTGCTTGGTGTATCGAGAATTCATTTCATGATTTCCTGGTTGCTTTTGTTAATTATTCTTGCTGCTTActgttacatatttttttaaaaaattatttcttgctGCTTGCAGTATTCCGTTCTTAACAGAGGACATATATATGGCACTTCCGGAGTTGGATCCTTCACTTATGGAGCTGCCAAAGTTCCTATCTGAATATCCATCAGTATTGCTTATGATACAGCACAGGAAGTAATTTTTTTATGTGCATGATTGGAATATGCTTTTCTTGTACAACTCCAGCATTGTCCACCCACGATGTGCAACATCTACCATTTCTTGCCTGGGGAAAACTGCACCTCAAGTTGGGAACTGATTCCTGGAGATGCTGGACAAGTTGTCtgccaaaaaaagaaaatccCGTCTGTTTGTTTACACGGCAGTCTAGATCTAGACTAGAATCCGTACAGCACTAGGCGTAGTTTACTCAAAAGGCTTCCTTATTTTTTTCGGAATGCCGCCTCTATTGAGCTCTGTATGTTTGTCATGTTGGTTACTTCAGTGTTGTATGCTTCCTGTCTAAGTCACTGCCCTGCTAGAATATAGCCCGATTTCCTTTACCTCACTTTAACCATCTTTGTTCCATGTGCTAATTATAGGTTTGTATTTGTAGATGTACATCTAGTGTGAATATCATACACCCCACCCCCACTCCTTTTTTTTTCCCCCCTGAAACCAGTTGTAACTAATGCTACCATTCAATTCTTGAGTACTTCTGTTCCACACCGAGAAGTTTAAATACCGAACTGAAGTTGCATAATTCTGCAAGTGTGCTCTCTCTTGCATCCGATTTTAGGGATTGACTATTGAATTTGCTTTGCTTTCTCATTTACTGGAGTTATTTTTTTGCATCCGATTTAAGGATTGACTATTGAATTTGCTTTGCTTTCTCATTTACTGGAGTTATTTTTAGAACAGCAATctattacttatttattaacataCTTCATCTgaataaaattagaaaaggaGGATCAAATATGTCGAATTCGTTATTTGATCctccttttctaattttttcttaaagagTTTTATAGTAAATGTTTCTAAGAACTTTAGTCTCAAAATATTAAGAATTCgacaaagaatttttttttaaaaaaagtgttttcagttcatcatattttcataacttttatcttaaaaaaatcccttatttccttaaaaaaaaaaaaaaaaatccctttccCCCTTCTTCCTTTTTCTTGTTTATCTACCATTTTATTACTCTCTTCGTTTAAAAAAAAgtgatctacttttctttttagtttgttttaaaaagaatgactcctttttttttttttagcaatattttaattttaactttttacatGGTATGTTTAGGATTACAAGATTAAATGGCgttttggtacatttgatacaactttaatttaaggtcccaagatttaaaatttttttttattttttttaaactttgtgtcaagtcaaagtaaatcattttcttttaaacCGAGGGAGTACCTATTTTCAGTTTGTTTACCTCTGCTTATATTTTTAATCTGTTTTtctgtaattttatttttcctactcATACTCTTCTATATTCCTCCACAAATTAGAAACTATCATTACTTCTTTGAGCAACCaagttaatttctcttttctCCTATCATTGTAATACACGGCATCACaagttaatttctcttttctCCTATTGTAATACACGCCATCACTTTTTCTTgacttttcaagaaaaaagtcaaattcatAACCACAAGGAGATCCCATAAAATAGGACATTTTTAACTCAGCAAAAGAGTAAATTGTTACATTCTAATTCACACTATAGCTATGTACAAACTTGAAACGAACTAAAAGagtaaaaaagattataattatGCCTAATAATAACGTACTCATCAAGCTTGAATTCGACGAATGCTCTCAGCAAATAAGGTCATATGCCAGTCTTCCACGATTTGAGGAAATTGAGGCAATTAAGGTCATATGCCAGTCTTCCACGATTTGAGGAAATTGTTAGCGATTGCCTCGTAAAAGTAAGTCATTTTTGACTTACTAAACGATAAATTGTTACATTCTAATTCACACTTCCACGATTTGAGGAAATTGTTAGCGATTGCCTCGTAAAAGTAAGTCATTTTTGACTTACTAAACGATAAATTGTTACATTCTAATTCACACTGAAAGCTATAGCTACATCCGGACTTGCAacatactaaaataatgaaaaacaaataattatgtctctcaaaatatattaatctcaaataaatattacggattaatataattgaattaattattaaagtccaaacatgtatggatttaattaaagttcaatttttattggggTAGCCCATTGATTTTGGCTACAAATGAAGAGCTAAAGCcaaaatattgtcatattctagaggcccaaatgaGCGTCACGTGTCGAATGATAtgacatgccaagtcaagtgaagaagCTCATAGgatcatgccacatgtcaaaatgatgcagcaggcctgGTGAAATCAAAAGTCCTTAGAAGGCGCCATGACACTTGAATCTGATTGATCAAAAGAAGTTAATATTCACCATGACTCTTTACTTCTACAATTATAAAtaagggtctcataattcagaaaaaggaccaacaactctaacaagaagcaagagaaagcttcATGGATCAAACGTTGCAATTTCTCTACAATGCTCAAGCATTCAAAAAtagttcatcaaaattcaagatcaagaccgcaagattcaagatcaagccctaaagcccttgaattcaagtataagtcaagatcaaatccatcaaattccaaatcaagtttaaattcaagatcaagctcaaagcccttgaatttgtattttaaaaaacaaatcaaggattcatagagattgtaacatccacacattgaaattaataaaatggtTGTTGCAATAATTTTCTTGTCCCGATTATTTACTTTTTCGATCTcaaaaattttactgtccaacaaattctAAAACGCCCAGTGGGATCACATCTACCCTTCATTTTTTCTCACAAATCAGATCTGTAAATTTGTAGCCGCAAGACCATAAAGACGAAAGTTCTACGAATACTTCAAGACCCGTCTTTGGGTTTCATCAACTCTACactccgacaagccttgaagtaggggatatttgtagacatcaaaattttgtgGATTCTATAAGAAGAATCCAATTTATGGTAGAGTTCTTTGACGTTACTTCACCCTAAATCTAACTTGGTGGCTACTCTATTCTAAACCCAaaattacgcctatataaaggggcAAATGTTCTCTTAAAGAGGCATCTCCAATATTCTACAAAATTATGAGATATTCATAAAAAAGAGATCATTTTACGTTTGAGAAATACTCTACTAACGACcttcgaattatggagaaatcaagagataggaatcaagggaggaacaatTTTGTACCCgtatcatttatcaataaaaaatcttgtttcttcatattttacttGTGATTGCAATTTATTCTGTCACTGTAAAATTTCTTGCAAAGAAATTGGCATGCCCAGTTGGACggtctctacctctcatctcatcTTTTCTAACTTCAAAGATTAAGAACACTGAAATTACTTTTAAGAAGGacaattctcaatcaactgcttctaaGGATGCTGATTCCAAATTCACTACTGAAGTAGAAAACATCCTTGGTTTTACTTTTGGGAGCTTTGGAGTTGTCAAAAGGAGCAAGGCCAAcatgctaggacaacaaacacatcacGTGTCGTTCGCGCCAActctaatttttggatcttcaaccccaaaaggaggAAGATCTCATGCAAGTGCTTCAGAAGAAGGAATCAATGTGGAAGAAACACTTAAGAAAACTTTTGCTCGACTTGAGCACTCTGGTTCGAATTACTCGGGTACAAAGAATGATAGTCGTTCAACTAACAcatcatctccacttacaccgcATAAGTTGAGCACTTCGAAGATCAACTTATGCGATAATCCATGTTACTCTCCAACGTTTCCAGTAATCATGCAAGAAATGGTAATTGATGCCTCATTTTTGGAGGAGCAGCTTGCAAACCTGACAAAAGCAATTGAGGGTCTGGCCAAATATGTGCAGAATCAAGATGCTTAGATTGATAAGTTGGTGGATAGAATAGATGTACTAATAGATGGagagtctagccatgcacctGGAAAAGCTCCAGAGACAGGACATCTtgtaaagcaaacacaaccagcTAAGGAGGTAtaagtttcttctgagggaatgatcTCGATTGATCAACTAAAGGAGTTCGTTGAAAGAACCCTAAAATACAAGTATGATATCGGCACCAAGTCTTTCTTGGCATGCGTCAAGCCCTACACTGTGAGGATTGATAGCTTAAAATTGTCTGTCGGCTATCAACtccccaaatttcaacaatttaaggGCAAAGAAAATCTGAAGCAACATGTTGTACAcattgttgagacatgtaataataataaaaattacggTGATTATCTTTTCAAATAATTTGTACGTTCCCTTATGGAAAACACATTCAATTGGTATACAGACCTTGAGCCTAATTCCATCGATAGCTAGGAGCAACTAGAGCATGAGTTCTTGAATCGCTTCTATAGCACAAGGCGTATgctgagcatggtagagctcacagATACTCGTTAAAGAAAGGACTAGCAAGTCATTGAATTTATCAATTGATGGAGAAATACGAGCGTAAACTCAAAAGATAGACTCAATGATACTtttgcaatagagatgtgcaCCCAAGGAACGCATTAGGAGATTCTCTATATCTCACAAGGCATTAAGTCAAAATCCTTTGAAAAGTTAATTACACATGCTCATGATATatagttgagcatgtcttctgctggaaagaGAGTATTGCTTATCCATGACCttcgaaggggaaaggataagcagaAACCTAAAAGATGGAGCGGGTTTGTCCCTAAAAATGACAATAAAGAATCCATTAATGTCGACGTATCTCCCGTGAAGTTCACCAAAAAGGTGAGCAAGAAGAAAAACGTGAAGACGACTTCTCGAGCACGTCTGAATCAGAAGTTAACtttgaagaaaattcaagaaaaataatactccTTCTTTGATTCAGATGTATCCAAGATTTTCAATGAACTTCTTAAGCATAAAGCTTAGTGAACTACCAAAGATGAAGTGGCCCGACGAAGCTGGAAAGACCAATAACCcaaattattgcaaatatcataggcttgtaGGTCACCCTCTGGAGAAATGTTTTTTCTTCAAGGACAAAGTCAAGCAATTGGcaaatgagaagaagatcttATTCGATGATTAGAtggccagttctcatcaaatctctatcacttttggcttgCTCGATGCGGTCCAAATATGCATCGAAGAGCATATAGAGGAACTATTAGAGCATGACAAGTCTTCTATTTATGAAGGTGATGAtaaaggttggactctggtgactaGGCCCAGACGCAAGAAGACGAGTCTACGAAAATATTTGTCCGAGCAGCCAATAAGAAGGATGATAGTAAAGAAATCAAGGAAACAAATGCTGGTTGAGCTTTCGAAGAAGACGAGGGTAATGgagcttcaccaccaaaaaccacGACGTCCAGTTACTTTGGAAGAATTCTTACCAAATTGGTTCTGTGCAAAGACTtctcaagtcaaccttgaggcatcttgttttaatTTTGCCAAAGAGGGGAAAACGGGTAAAAATCTACCCATAAAAGTACCTTCATATTCTGAAAAGCTTGTTGAACCTCTTGGCCAAGAGACATATGTGTATGACACAGAAACCATATTTACAAATAATGATATTCTGCTTAGAGAAACCCTACACAATCATTCCTTGTACATGGTGGGTCaagttctaggaaagaagataaatagaatctTAATAGATGAGAGATCTAAAATCAATATCATGCCTATCCGCAcaatgaaaaaacttggtattgcTACTGACGAACTGGCCAAAAGCCATTTGATGAgtcaaggcttcaaccaagggggttAGAGGCCATGAGATCTGTCAAGTTagggattcatatggatgattttttatcGAATACCttgatgcatgtgattgatgCCAATACTTCATACAATGTATTTCTTGGTAGGCTTTGCGTACacaagaacaaaattatctcatcctcttactatcaatgcttgaagtaccttgaAGGCGGaatgaaaagaaagatagttgtcgatgataagccattcactaAAGCTGAGTCACACTTTTCCAATGTGAAATTCTATTTgaagaattatgttgtgaatgagaaaagggttgatgaTGTCACCAAAATCAAGTGTGCTGATCTTGAATCTAAGAAGGTAGCAGTGACTGTCAAAAAAGCcgccaccaagaagcctctctccactttGAATAAAGAAAGCATCACATCTTTGTAAAGGAACGTAACTCTTGTTCTCCACTACGTAccacaacaacaaacccagtgtattcccacctagtagggtctgggggggtggggggtaagatgtatgcagtccatacctctacctctaaagaagtagaaaggctgtttccaatagacccccggctcaagttacgagataccacacaaactcatagtacaGCACaaaactagattacataacataaatacggcacccataagtattagaaaacagaggaaagcacacagattcgtaataaaacatggaacacggaatcataacaagaataaaaccctcaccaagtaattccctacactagcgacccaaaccggccctagtcttctgccctaattcgcgtcctccagaccttcctatctagggtcatgtcctcggtgagctgtaactgctccatgtcccgcctaatcacctcaccccagtacttctttggcctacccctaccccgcctaaaaccatccaacgctagcctctcacacctacgaaccggggcatccatgcccctcctcttcacgtgtccgaaccatctcaatcgggcttcccgtatcttgcactccactggagtcacaccaaccttctcccggatagtctcattccgaactctatcccctctagtcagtccacacatccagcgcaacattcgCATTTCTGCCAcattcattttttggatgtgggagttcttaactggccaacactccgctccatacaacatggccggacggactaccaccctgtagaatttgcctttcagcttgggcggcaccttcttatcacacaacacccccgacgcgagcttccacttcatccatcccgccccaatacggtgcgagacatcctcgtcaatctcaccgttactctggatcacgtaccaaaggtaaaaaaagaaaaaattcactcATCCGATGACCAAGATAATCTGATGGGAGGACTAACTCTACCTATCAAGCGGCTTGACGCAATAAACCCATCCTAAAGGATACTGGGAGAATTTGTGGCTCAAAATTCGCTATAAGAGATAACACTCCCTACAAAGTGTACAAAAGAGAGCTtcgatccaaatgcatacaagctatttgtaaaggctggatataatcctaatgagccatcaaggttgggcaaacttccATTAGAAGGTACAACCAGGCGGACACGTGAAGGCTAGGGTACATGCGACCATCTCTAAtttgcatctccataagaagggcggtTAGTAACTACATCACTGTAGAAGAGGAGTCTACTGTATCCAACAAAAGGCCTTCTGTCTTTGATCGATTGGGAGAACCAACTACAAAAACTTCTTTTTTTGAGAGGTTGGGTCCACTAAATACCAAGAAAAGCAGCGCAGGAGAGTGTTTTACTTCAATTGCTTGCTGTTTTATTTGAGGCTACTAGGCTTGTTATGATCCAGATCTTGCTGACTTCAAAGGGTATTAGTTTAAATCCAATTACTTCTGTCTACTGTGTTTCTCCAAGCTGTTTGGTTTTCTTGTCAATTCCATGGATTTTTGTGGAGCTTCCAATTTTGAGAGAGAACTCCAGTTTTCAgtttgattttgctatttttggAACTAATTCTTTGCGTGCGTTCGCGTTGAACTTGGCCGTGTTCCTATTGGTGGGAAAGACTTCAGCTTTGACTATGAATGTTGCTGGGGTTGTCAAAGATTGGCTGCTTATTGCATTTTCCTGGTCAGTGATTAAAGACACTGTGACTCCAGTGAATCTcattgggtatggattggctttctTGGGCGTTGCATACTATAATCATCAGAAGTTACAGGCATTGAAGGCAAAGGAAGCACAGAAGAAAGTTCAGCAAGCAGATGAGGAAACAGGGAGATTGTTGACTGAGAGAGAATCTAATGGATCAGCTGATGGAAAGAAGGGTGATTCACCAGTCTAACTGTAGACTAAAAAGGGTATCCAATAAATCTTATGGACTCAAGCATTAGATTTGGGGTTTTTCTTCAAGTTGACTTATGCTTTTTGGAATGGATCTTGAGTATGTCTGTGGATGATCTGTTACTGTTCTTGGTATAGATCAGTTTCATTTCATACCTAAGGTTGTTTAGGATATATCTAAATTTCTTTGTTTACACTGCAGATTTAATTCTTGTATCTTATTACTAGCTGATTTAAGATCTCGGATACCCTTATAGTTGTTTTGAGTTTCTGCTACTATTTGTACCTTTTCTACCTCTCTTTC contains:
- the LOC107838945 gene encoding probable sugar phosphate/phosphate translocator At4g32390: IPRKAAQESVLLQLLAVLFEATRLVMIQILLTSKGISLNPITSVYCVSPSCLVFLSIPWIFVELPILRENSSFQFDFAIFGTNSLRAFALNLAVFLLVGKTSALTMNVAGVVKDWLLIAFSWSVIKDTVTPVNLIGYGLAFLGVAYYNHQKLQALKAKEAQKKVQQADEETGRLLTERESNGSADGKKGDSPV